A genomic region of Papaver somniferum cultivar HN1 chromosome 7, ASM357369v1, whole genome shotgun sequence contains the following coding sequences:
- the LOC113296137 gene encoding uncharacterized protein LOC113296137 → MTEDVIAKYLEENYRVTKHNAYDLLEPLYPTKVADYSYPEDYISPKFKTYGGKGNAREHRRVTSIDLGRYTQRVGEEIGKFITRFRDFILECHEDILEERLVEINIRGIDAIFRLSLTNFKFQTFVDVKEVAARISDCADVMNSGAGGHNWKTHSVNAASNDQGGDRGKATAFGPYRRGQSSRRDGREDGGRPNPPPPLPCSGEQVVGLLEQWIANKEDTLPHVATEPTATDKLHEQYCYYHRKVHHPTVECFYLRYIVQRKRAKGELKIGEQRIHKYPLPQHQVMMISHEPAEEETWRPWEDEKDEEAYEATETTIFSDTTGVASKLSQTVLTHQFFDSLGFSKDQIREASKAIASIASIKAYNPLPRESITFTNEDICYPGEHLRPLYLTAHINKHPLKRAFIDGGASLNMISLHMLESLGVSRASIKTGATTVRGFGRQTQTAIGIVHLMMKIGPIRALTPFYMLEDDTTFHVLLGRGWLLNHKVVASTYHMCVKTNIGGKQFRIPSTNNLFGSEEAYMADAVFYTQPIVDQ, encoded by the exons ATGACAGAGGATGTGATCGCCAAATATCTAGAGGAAAATTATCGAGTAACAAAACACAACGCCTACGATTTATTAGAGCCATTGTACCCTACGAAGGTTGCTGATTACTCTTATCCTGAAGATTACATATCACCAAAATTCAAGACGTATGGAGGAAAGGGAAATGCCCGCGAGCAT AGGAGAGTCACATCAATAGATTTGGGAAGATACACCCAGCGGGTTGGAGAAGAAATTGGGAAGTTCATCACTCGCTTCCGGGATTTCATACTTGAATGTCACGAGGACATCCTAGAAGAGCGCTTGGTGGAAATTAATATTCGAGGAATTGATGCAATCTTCCGGCTAAGTTTGacaaatttcaaattccaaaCTTTCGTTGATGTAAAAGAGGTTGCGGCCCGGATATCAGACTGCGCGGACGTTATGAACTCCGGAGCAGGTGGACACAACTGGAAAACACATTCCGTCAATGCTGCATCAAATGATCAGGGAGGTGACAGAGGAAAAGCTACTGCTTTTGGCCCTTATCGGAGAGGACAGTCGAGCAGGAGAGATGGAAGAGAGGACGGAGGAAGACCAaatccgccaccaccactaccatgcAGCGGGGAGCAGGTAGTAGGACTTCTTGAGCAATGGATAGCTAATAAAGAAGATACTCTTCCACATGTGGCTACAGAACCTACCGCGACAGATAAGTTGCATGAGCAATATTGCTATTATCACCGAAAAGTCCATCATCCAACCGTGGAATGTTTCTATCTACGTTATATAGTACAGAGGAAACGAGCCAAAGGCGAACTGAAAATAGGAGAACAAAGAATTCATAAATATCCTCTCCCTCAACATCAAGTCATGATGATTTCTCATGAGCCCGCAGAAGAGGAAACCTGGCGACCATGGGAAGACGAGAAAGATGAGGAAGCGTATGAGGCGACTGAGACGACCATCTTTTCAGATACAACCGGAGTTGCCAGCAAATTATCCCAAACGGTCTTGACCCATCAATTCTTTGATTCTCTTGGTTTCAGCAAGGATCAAATTCGCGAAGCATCTAAAGCTATCGCATCAATCGCGTCCATAAAGGCGTATAACCCGTTGCCACGGGAATCTATCACCTTTACTAACGAAGATATATGCTATCCAGGAGAGCACCTACGGCCCTTGTACCTCACAGCCCATATCAACAAGCATCCCCTCAAGCGAGCTTTCATAGATGGCGGAGCATCCCTTAACATGATTTCCCTGCATATGCTGGAGTCTTTAGGAGTATCAAGAGCGTCAATCAAAACAGGTGCAACAACTGTAAGGGGATTTGGAAGACAGACTCAAACGGCAATAGGAATAGTacatctgatgatgaagattggACCTATCAGAGCGCTTACCCCTTTTTATATGCTCGAAGATGATACCACCTTTCATGTATTGTTGGGCCGAGGATGGCTCTTGAATCATAAAGTAGTCGCGTCTACATATCACATGTGTGTCAAGACTAACATTGGAGGAAAACAATTCCGGATTCCATCTACGAACAATCTGTTTGGTTCGGAGGAGGCCTATATGGCAGATGCAGTTTTCTATACACAACCTATCGTAGACCAATGA
- the LOC113296136 gene encoding uncharacterized protein LOC113296136, with product MNGQAHSDPLVITLIIEEWGVRRILVDSGSSVEVLFYETFKRMELSDDILVPSTYRIYGFNGTVTIPKGEVTLRVSDRGGYLDTLTTFCVVDVTSPYEAIIGRPWIAGIKGVASSYHQRLRFPTYKGIAEVVGDPQAARQCMQADAHINEERRVRQRGEKKKAKESKVAEELQKVISQAVMAYEAQGSEPS from the coding sequence ATGAACGGCCAAGCTCACAGTGATCCTTTGGTTATTACCCTGATAATTGAGGAATGgggggtaagaaggatactagtAGATAGTGGAAGCTCTGTCGAAGTACTTTTCTACGAGAcgttcaaaaggatggagttgtCGGATGATATACTCGTCCCGTCAACATATCGTATATACGGTTTTAATGGGACGGTAACCATCCCGAAGGGCGAAGTAACTCTAAGGGTATCGGATAGAGGTGGCTACCTGGATACTTTAACTACATTTTGTGTGGTCGATGTCACCTCGCCCTATGAAGCTATTATCGGAAGACCATGGATCgcgggaatcaaaggagtggcatcgTCCTATCATCAAAGATTACGGTTCCCAACTTACAAGGGGATTGCAGAGGTCGTAGGAGATCCACAGGCAGCCCGACAATGTATGCAGGCCGACGCCCATATAAATGAGGAGAGGCGAGTACGACAAAGGGGAGAGAAGAAAAAGGCTAAAGAATCCAAAGTCGCAGAAGAACTGCAAAAGGTTATTTCGCAAGCGGTCATGGCTTACGAAGCACAAGGAAGCGAGCCTTCATAG